DNA from Prevotella melaninogenica:
AATACAATATCTTTGCACCGCGAGAGTTAAAATAGAGTTTACAATATAAAACTAAAATGATTATGAAAAAGATTATGTTTTTGGTAGCTGCTTGTGCAGCTATGGTAGCTTGTAACAATGGCAAGACTACTGCAAACAACGAGGGTGCAGATTCTGCAGTTCAGGATTCAGCTGCTGCTGGCGACTCTGCTGTTTACGAGGGTTTGACACCTGCAGCTGATGTTGCTGGTATCAAGTATCGTGTTGCTTTGGCAAAGGATTCATCAAATGGTTTCAGCGTATCTGAGTCTTACATGAAGTCTGCTTCTGAGGCTGATACTGTTTACAACTATACAGGTAAATATCAGGTTGTAGAGAAGGACGTTAAGGGTAAGAAAAATACTTACTACCAGTTCGAGTTGGGTAAGGACAACAAGACCAACTTCCTCGTAGTAAACGATTCTACACTTCGTCTTGTTAACTCTGACTTCGAGGAGCCAGCAGTTAATACAAAGGATATGAACTACGACTTGAAGTTGAAGTAAGAAGAATCTGTAAACAAAACATTAATATAAAAGGGCTTGCCAAGGGTTTATACCTTGTGCAAGCCCTTTTTCTGTAGGGTAGGGATGATTCGTCTTTATCATGTAATGAATACTTCTCTTCGGTTGTATGGCTCTTTTCTAATGGTATGTAGCGTTTATTATGAGAAATGATAAGAACGTGTTTAGGCTTTCTCACCATTGGTGTTAATGCTCCGCACGATGTGTGCTAAGCCTCCGCACCATTGGTGCGGAGCGTTAACACGAATGGTGA
Protein-coding regions in this window:
- a CDS encoding copper resistance protein NlpE N-terminal domain-containing protein; translated protein: MKKIMFLVAACAAMVACNNGKTTANNEGADSAVQDSAAAGDSAVYEGLTPAADVAGIKYRVALAKDSSNGFSVSESYMKSASEADTVYNYTGKYQVVEKDVKGKKNTYYQFELGKDNKTNFLVVNDSTLRLVNSDFEEPAVNTKDMNYDLKLK